From the Telopea speciosissima isolate NSW1024214 ecotype Mountain lineage chromosome 9, Tspe_v1, whole genome shotgun sequence genome, the window CCTAAACCCTCCACCAAATACCCTAAACAAtataacctaaaccctaaaacctattACCTAAACCAACCCTAAACctatgacctaaaccctaaaccctatagCTGAAACCCTGTACCTAAACTGTAAACCGTAAAACCTAAACTGCATAAATCCTATACCATAAACCCCATATCCTAAACCTTAAACTCCAAATACTATACCCTAAACCTtacaccctaaaccctaaaccaaacCTAAGTCCggtacccaaaaccctaaacctctAACCTAAGCCTATAACCTaagcctaaaccctaattcctatACCATAAACCCCATAACGTAAATCCTATAACCTAAATCCTAATTCCTAAACTCTATACGCTAAACCCTATAACCTAATCCTTTAATcctataccctaaaccctataccctCTTCCCTAAACCCTATACCTCAAACCATAACCCTTATAAGCTAAACCCTATACCCTATACCGGCCCTATATCttataccctaaaccctatactTTATACCAAAACCTTATACAACAAAACCTGTACCCTAAACCCGAAATCCTAGGAGAGGGCCGGAATGGGTATCCggagggtattttagaacataataaaaccctaggaggggtttgtgaaccccaagatggtgggtgaatcaTCTTCTATGGATGGATGAAAACTgtctgaaattaaaaaaaaaagtacaaaacttGTAATTACAGCAACAAAAAAGTCACCAAAAGGATCCTATCCTCTTCAAGAAAAAATAAGCAATTGATCTTGTTTATTAGCAACCAAATTATTACACAAATAACATCTACCGAAAATTTGGTACTACCCATACAAGTGGTGGCTTGATCCTTTGCAAAGCACAAGAGGAGTATCTTACAAATCTCCTTTCTTCAAGGTTAAAAACACCTAGATTCTGATGACCTACATTAGCTTCACCTTCCAACCATCCCTCCCAGAAGTATTCACCAAAATAGACAGAGTTCTCTCTAAACTCAGGAAAATCACGAGCCGATAAGGAAATCGCAGAATTATGGCCCAAAAACAACACACGGCCAGGCAAACTTTCGACTTCAACCCAAGTCCTGCTACTCTGATCAAGCCTGCAAACACTACATGAAGCTGAATCAAAAGTATTACGCCTTTCCCACATCTCTCGGAACCAAAGAAGAACTTGCAATAGATCCCCTGAGGATTCCACCAAATACCATTTCCTGGAAAACCAATATGCAGTTGGCTGGGGAGCTCTAAGTAAGAACACCCCAAATGGAGGGGCAACCTGTGTTGCCTCATTAAGAGGAAGGTCATTGACATCCCAAGCCACAATACCTCCATTACGACGAAGCACATATAACAgcccattaaaatacataatatCTTCAAAAATGTTCCGCAAATTTGGTCGATCTAATTGGGTCTATGAATCAGCTCCTGCTTTACGGAAAGCCAATCCGGATAACCCAATTGCCACGACCATGTAATTGTTATCAACCAATGGATCTGCAGTAACAAGGGCCTTACTAATAAGTGCAACCCTTAATCTGGCAGCAGAGAATGAATATTCAAGATCAGGCTCATGTCGGCGAATCGTATGACTATCGATTCCACCAGATGTTTTAGACCTATTAACGCTTAAAACACCAGGGAATGTTTCAGTAGGTGGGAGATGGATTATGGCACCAGAAAAAGGGTTCATGAGAAGAGCATGGCAGAATCTATCGACGATAACAAGCCAGCCGAAAGAGGAACCAACGCATCTGCTGTGTCGAATCTCTTTTGGGAGCTTGATCTGGTAAATCTTATTTTCTGAAAGATTGTGGAACTTGCGGGTTTCTTTTCCTTCATGGCCTGCTTTGTAAGGGAGCATCAGCCATGGAAGTTGAGGCGCTGACGAGTATGATTTATCAGAAGCAGCGGAATGCCATGAGGTGCAGACAGCACCGAAATGGATGATATCGACGTTGGGGAGACGTTGTAGGACTGAACCTAAGAGTTCCATTGGAAGCTCAGACCAGTCTACTTCTAAGGGCGCCATCAAAGAGTTGAGAAATcaaaaaagtgaagaagagaatACTACTGCAAATCTGCAACTGGGAACCCAGTGTTATGGGCTTTTATAAGCGGAAGATATAGATTCCAGATAcactgtaattttttgggtcatATCTTTGCTGTCTGAAT encodes:
- the LOC122639062 gene encoding putative F-box protein At4g22180, whose amino-acid sequence is MAPLEVDWSELPMELLGSVLQRLPNVDIIHFGAVCTSWHSAASDKSYSSAPQLPWLMLPYKAGHEGKETRKFHNLSENKIYQIKLPKEIRHSRCVGSSFGWLVIVDRFCHALLMNPFSGAIIHLPPTETFPGVLSVNRSKTSGGIDSHTIRRHEPDLEYSFSAARLRVALISKALVTADPLVDNNYMVVAIGLSGLAFRKAGADS
- the LOC122639061 gene encoding F-box/kelch-repeat protein At1g64840-like codes for the protein MYFNGLLYVLRRNGGIVAWDVNDLPLNEATQVAPPFGVFLLRAPQPTAYWFSRKWYLVESSGDLLQVLLWFREMWERRNTFDSASCSVCRLDQSSRTWVEVESLPGRVLFLGHNSAISLSARDFPEFRENSVYFGEYFWEGWLEGEANVGHQNLGVFNLEERRFVRYSSCALQRIKPPLVWVVPNFR